The Sphaerochaeta sp. genome segment ACGGTTGGCGTCCCTTCCCCAGGTGGAGGCGACGGCATCACTGCTGGACGCAAACCCCCAAGCCCTCTGCTTCTGCGATCCTTCCGTAGGGGAAGGAGCGTGGAAGGACGAGGTGTGGAGTGCCGTGCTCCGGATGATCGCCCCACGCGCGTTCCTGTTTTCCCCCAGCGAGGAGGAGGCGCGGAAGATCCTCTCCCTGGATGGTTCGTCAGAATCTGCTTGGTGTGACCGGTTGCCCGGAATCCACCGGTTGGTCACCGGCATGCATGGGCCGGATGGATGGGGTGTGGCGTTGGATGGGCAGATGCTTCCCACCCCTCGGTTTCCAGGGGCCGTTCCCGGAGCCGGGGATTTGTACGACGCGATCATCGCTGCTCTGGTGTTGCGGGGGGAAGATCTTTCTTCCGCCGTCAAAATGACGGGAACCCTGGTGTTCCTTGCCGTGGAGCGGACGGTGCAGGATCGGAAATGGGGCGTTGACGTCACTTCGATCCGCAAGGAGCTGGCGGCGATATGAAACGGATTCTGGTGGTCGCAGCAAGCGCGATGGAACGGAACGGAGTGACCGATTTGCCGTCCTCGGTGGTGGGTGTCGGTAAGGTGCAGAGCGCCGTACGGACTTTGGAAGCGATCCAAACAAACAGTCCTGACCTGGTGGTCTGCGTCGGTTTCGCCGGTGCGCTCTCAGCGGATCTGAATATCGGGGATGTCGTGGTCGGCACTACCGTCTGTCAGTACGATATCGATCTAACTGCTTTCAAACTAAAGCGTTGTACGGTTCCGACCGGGGAAGGCATGCATTCGTTAGGAATCCTTTCTTTATGGGATGACCCACGTGTGGAAGGCAAACGGGGCCCCTTGGGTACCGCAGATCGTTTCGTCACCCCCGCGTACCGGAAGGACCATCCGTTTGTGACGGAGGAGCTGGGGGTCATCGCCTGTGATATGGAAAGTTATGCCGTCGCCTATGCGGCAAGCCGTCGGAACATCCCCTGCATGGTCGCCCGGGTGATCAGCGACGACTGGGAGGGGCGGCGGCCGAAGAACCTTCCCGCCTTTCTTCGCTCCTACCGGGAGACCACCGGCCGCTTGCTGTCAGTTCTCGCCCAGTGAGAAATCCCCGATGATCTTCCAGACCCTGCCGTCCTTGACCAAGGTGAGCTTGCGGTCGGGGAAGTACAGGGGAAGCAAGGTTTCCAGATACCTGCTTGCCTCCGTCTCGATCTCCGCCCGGTCTTCCGGCTTCACCCGATCCAGCGTGCAGATGTCCACGACGACAAGGTAGCCTCGTCCCGTCTGGCTGCCGTACCCCATGGTGAACTGGGTGCCGGTGGAGAACAGACCGTCGTAGGCGACGGATGCGGCCTCTCCCCGTTCCAACCGGTTGGGATGGAGCGGATACCGGGTGCCGTACTTGTCTTCCAAATGGTTGTCCAACGCATCGCACATGCGGCGGAGTTGGTCTTCAAGCGCTTGTTGTTTGGGGTGCATCGTTCTTTGCCTCGAGCGCCAACGGCTGGGACGAAAGCGGAAGGAGTTCCAGTTGGTCGAACTCCGTTCTCGCCGAGAGGCGTTTGGCGTACTTGACCAGTTCATCCTGCTTTTCCTGGAACATCTCGCTTGCCTCCTCCTCCATGCTGGCGATCGCCTCGTCGGTGGTGACATCCATCTTGTAGGTGTTCTTCAACGAACGGCCCACACGAAGATAGTCGATGTCCGGGTTGTGTTCCGCAAAGGTCGCCGCCGTCTGGTCCTGGGCGGCGTTGAGAATCTTCTGGATCGGCGCGCCCTGGGAAGGATCCAGCCATCCGATGACGCCGGTGTTCCGTGATATCTGCAGATTCATGTCCGCCCGTCCGGTTGACAGGGAGAGGATGTGGAACTTCGGACAGTCCGGGTACAGCTTGCGTGCCTGGGCGTAGGCGTAGATCACCGGGTTGTTGGCAACCACGCCGCCATCGACCAGCACCAGGTTCTCTCCTGTCTGACGATCGATGAAGAACGCGGGACGGAAATAGGTGGGCGCGGCCGAGGATGCCCGTGCCGCTTCCCAGAAGCGGAACTGGTGGTCGTCATCCGAGGTGAACAAAAATGGTCTGCCCGCTCCGGAGATGTCGTAGCTGACGGCCAGGACCGGAACAACCGCTTCGGAAAGCGGGACGTCACGGAACATTTCCTGCAGGAAGTCCTCAAACGGGGCGGAATCGTACTTGTCGATGAACAGGGAACCGAACAGCATGGACTGCCGTTTGGGGAATATCTCCCGCCCGTATTCCTTGTACAGGGTTCCGATGCGCTTCAGGTCGGCCGATGGGGGAAGGATTCCAATCTCATGAAACTGCACGGGACGACGCAGCAAACGCCCCAGCAACGATTGCTTGACGGGCTTGTACGCATAGGAAGGAGGGGCTCCGTCCGTCCCCAACGCGCTCTTTTCCCCCGGACAGGTCAGCGCCAGGGCGATGATCGAGCCGGTGGAGGTGCCTGCGATCAGGTCAAAATGGTCGGCAAGCGGTCGGGTATCCCCTTCTGCGATCAGCAGATCAGAGAAACGCGAGAGAAAATAGGAAGGAATGACGCCGCGCATGCCGCCGCCATCGATCGCAAGAATGAATCGTTCCCGTCCTGTTTGTTCACGATGCCCCATATATGCACAACCATGATTCTTTTCGTGATTCTGGTCAATACGAGGATAACGGTATCAAATAAAACAGACCGAAAACAGTATGATAATACTGTTTATCTATGATATATATGCCGATAACTGGTAGCATCTTTTTCCTCGCTGAGGTACAATCGGGTTCATGATTGACGCGTCGGTGTTGCTTGCGTACCAGCATTGCATGCTTTGCCCCAACAAGTGCGGAGTTGACCGCACCAAAGGTCAGCGGGGAAGGTGTGGAGAAACGGATCAGGTTCGGATCGCCTGGTCTGGGTTGCATCGGGGTGAAGAACCCCCGGTGACGGGCAAGAAGGGTTCCGGGATGATCTTCTTCTGCGGATGCCCGCTTCACTGCGCCTATTGCCAGAACCATCAGATCTCTTCGTACTGCACCAATGTGGGCTTTTCCGTCAGCATTGACGAGTTGGCTTCCCTGATGTGCGCGCTGCAGGATTTTGGCGCGACGAACATCAACC includes the following:
- a CDS encoding 5'-methylthioadenosine/S-adenosylhomocysteine nucleosidase, producing the protein MKRILVVAASAMERNGVTDLPSSVVGVGKVQSAVRTLEAIQTNSPDLVVCVGFAGALSADLNIGDVVVGTTVCQYDIDLTAFKLKRCTVPTGEGMHSLGILSLWDDPRVEGKRGPLGTADRFVTPAYRKDHPFVTEELGVIACDMESYAVAYAASRRNIPCMVARVISDDWEGRRPKNLPAFLRSYRETTGRLLSVLAQ
- a CDS encoding patatin-like phospholipase family protein, with the protein product MGHREQTGRERFILAIDGGGMRGVIPSYFLSRFSDLLIAEGDTRPLADHFDLIAGTSTGSIIALALTCPGEKSALGTDGAPPSYAYKPVKQSLLGRLLRRPVQFHEIGILPPSADLKRIGTLYKEYGREIFPKRQSMLFGSLFIDKYDSAPFEDFLQEMFRDVPLSEAVVPVLAVSYDISGAGRPFLFTSDDDHQFRFWEAARASSAAPTYFRPAFFIDRQTGENLVLVDGGVVANNPVIYAYAQARKLYPDCPKFHILSLSTGRADMNLQISRNTGVIGWLDPSQGAPIQKILNAAQDQTAATFAEHNPDIDYLRVGRSLKNTYKMDVTTDEAIASMEEEASEMFQEKQDELVKYAKRLSARTEFDQLELLPLSSQPLALEAKNDAPQTTSA